A genomic segment from Luteolibacter ambystomatis encodes:
- a CDS encoding PIN domain-containing protein yields the protein MRLLVDLNILLDVLLDRAGRETSAEIIRRCSGPDEGWIAWHTLATLAYFVAREDKKKVSAVVGGLLDWARISETGQAHAKLALQWDFKDFEDALQAAAATACKADFIITRNLKDFTKSPIPALSPEKYLGRHR from the coding sequence GTGCGCCTGCTTGTCGATCTCAACATCCTCCTCGATGTCCTCCTCGATCGCGCTGGCAGGGAAACTTCCGCTGAGATTATCAGACGTTGTTCCGGTCCTGACGAAGGGTGGATTGCCTGGCACACCTTGGCCACGTTGGCATACTTCGTTGCCAGAGAGGACAAAAAGAAGGTGTCCGCGGTAGTCGGAGGCCTTCTCGATTGGGCACGTATTTCCGAAACGGGACAGGCCCATGCCAAACTGGCGCTCCAATGGGACTTCAAGGACTTCGAAGATGCCCTTCAGGCCGCCGCGGCAACAGCCTGCAAAGCGGATTTCATCATTACCCGCAATCTCAAGGATTTCACCAAATCCCCCATACCCGCTCTGTCTCCCGAGAAGTATCTCGGACGGCACCGCTGA
- a CDS encoding tetratricopeptide repeat protein: MPEITEKDLPQAQKALWLRALSAIQTQNLPYAISILQAILKDLPEFLDGRKVLRKVEIQNTGGAKKKGGLFGGGGFSAMKYSGGVKKDPAGTVVALEKELEKDPLNEGANDLLFECFMKMEMPDSAAFALETVRKGPPETPKLLHKLAQHYLSRDMPQQAGEVYSDILKIAPTDSEAVKGAKDCAARASMQKAKWDENSSMRDLMRDQAQFEEMEKAARTGLTRDQLEERRDKIVLKYNEDTNHLGTVKELAGVYEQLEDWANAHAFYSWAHTLSNGDVALQNKASQMNDRANEAHMRSLEEAAAQDPGNADLQAQLQERKAARLAEQVEEAKRRVEQNPTDPQLRYDLGNALYNTGDYTSAIPHLQQATRNPHIRTKVLLLLGRTFKAKHMFDLAIKQLSDALADLHAMDNTKKEVLYEKGVIHTEMGDLPSALECFKQIYEVDYGYRDVAQRVESSYAG, encoded by the coding sequence GATCTGCCACAGGCCCAGAAAGCCTTGTGGTTGCGAGCTCTCAGCGCCATCCAAACCCAGAATCTTCCCTACGCGATCAGCATCCTCCAAGCGATTCTCAAGGATCTGCCTGAATTCCTCGATGGTCGCAAAGTGCTCCGCAAGGTGGAGATCCAGAACACCGGCGGCGCGAAAAAGAAAGGCGGCCTCTTCGGCGGCGGTGGTTTCAGCGCGATGAAGTACTCGGGTGGAGTGAAGAAAGATCCGGCCGGCACCGTCGTGGCTCTGGAGAAGGAACTGGAAAAGGATCCTCTCAACGAGGGTGCCAACGATCTCCTGTTCGAATGCTTCATGAAAATGGAGATGCCGGACAGCGCCGCCTTCGCACTGGAAACGGTGCGCAAGGGTCCTCCGGAAACTCCGAAGCTCCTTCACAAGCTCGCCCAGCACTATCTCAGCCGGGACATGCCGCAGCAGGCCGGCGAGGTCTATAGTGACATTCTCAAGATCGCCCCCACCGACTCGGAGGCCGTCAAGGGTGCCAAAGACTGTGCCGCCCGCGCTTCCATGCAGAAGGCGAAGTGGGACGAAAATTCCAGCATGCGCGACCTCATGCGCGACCAGGCCCAATTCGAGGAAATGGAAAAGGCCGCCCGTACCGGCCTGACCCGTGACCAGCTCGAAGAACGCCGCGACAAGATCGTCCTCAAGTACAACGAAGACACCAACCACCTCGGCACCGTCAAGGAACTGGCCGGCGTTTACGAGCAGCTTGAAGACTGGGCCAACGCCCATGCCTTTTATTCCTGGGCCCACACCCTCAGCAACGGTGACGTGGCGCTTCAGAACAAGGCTTCCCAAATGAACGACCGGGCCAACGAGGCCCACATGCGCTCCTTGGAAGAAGCTGCCGCCCAGGACCCCGGCAATGCGGACCTCCAGGCCCAGCTACAGGAGCGCAAGGCCGCCCGTCTCGCCGAACAGGTCGAGGAGGCCAAGCGCCGCGTCGAGCAGAACCCGACCGACCCGCAGCTCCGCTACGACCTCGGCAACGCACTCTACAACACCGGCGACTACACCTCCGCCATCCCCCACCTCCAGCAGGCCACCCGCAACCCGCACATCCGCACCAAGGTGCTGCTGCTGCTGGGCCGCACCTTCAAGGCGAAGCACATGTTCGACCTGGCCATCAAGCAGCTCAGCGATGCCCTCGCCGACCTGCACGCGATGGACAATACCAAGAAGGAAGTCCTCTACGAGAAGGGTGTGATCCACACCGAGATGGGCGACCTGCCCTCCGCGCTCGAATGCTTCAAGCAGATCTACGAAGTGGACTACGGCTACCGTGACGTGGCCCAGCGCGTGGAATCTTCCTACGCCGGCTGA
- a CDS encoding putative manganese-dependent inorganic diphosphatase yields MSDRTRLPFYVIGHKNPDTDAICSAIGHAALLRATGEEDATAARCGDVPQRTAWVLEKAGMEAPELVTDVRTTAGMICRREVIQADLSDTFLIAYRRMLSSGVRCVPVTDATGHVHGILRYIDLLELLLPNEAQEMAFRTVRASFLKIADTLGAESLGAPISGEDEEDIILLVGASSQNSVNARLKSAAKEGRIGRVLVICGDRPIVQRYAIEAGARALLVTGDNLIDPALTKLAAEKGVVVLTCHHDTASCSTLIRCSRTVRHVMETKFITVVPSEPMSRLRKRLASEDQDLFPVIDPREGTMKGVISKSDLVDPPRLRVALVDHNEYAQAVNGVEEAEVVEVIDHHRLAGDLVSREPIRYLNEPVGSTSTLVARKFVHRGLAPESGVAMCLSAGIISDTLCLTGPTTTDLDREMLKWLTGIAGIEAETFTEQFFAVGSLIATGTAGEILNADRKEFTDDGHKVSISQVEERGLHGFGPRREEVETALRQLVISNGYNLAVLAVTDVSRHHSIILAAGDPDILAKLPFAPVDETLFDAPGVVSRKKQIFPAVSEALQHAK; encoded by the coding sequence ATGTCCGACCGCACCCGACTGCCGTTCTATGTGATCGGCCACAAGAATCCCGACACGGACGCGATCTGTTCCGCCATCGGCCACGCCGCCCTGCTGCGTGCCACCGGTGAGGAAGACGCAACCGCGGCGCGCTGTGGCGATGTACCGCAACGCACGGCCTGGGTGTTGGAGAAGGCGGGGATGGAAGCTCCGGAGCTGGTGACCGACGTGCGCACCACCGCGGGCATGATCTGCCGCCGCGAGGTCATCCAGGCGGACCTGTCCGACACCTTCCTCATCGCCTATCGCCGGATGCTTTCCAGCGGCGTGCGCTGCGTGCCGGTCACGGACGCCACCGGCCACGTCCATGGTATCCTGCGCTATATCGACCTGCTGGAACTGCTGCTGCCGAACGAAGCCCAGGAAATGGCCTTCCGCACGGTACGCGCTTCGTTCCTGAAGATCGCGGACACCCTCGGTGCCGAATCACTCGGCGCGCCGATCTCAGGAGAAGACGAGGAAGACATCATCCTCCTCGTCGGCGCCTCGTCGCAGAATTCGGTCAACGCCCGCCTGAAAAGCGCGGCCAAGGAAGGCCGCATCGGGCGTGTGCTGGTCATCTGCGGCGATCGCCCGATCGTCCAGCGCTACGCTATCGAAGCCGGTGCCCGCGCCTTGCTGGTGACCGGGGACAACCTCATCGATCCAGCGCTGACCAAACTCGCCGCCGAAAAGGGTGTGGTCGTGCTGACCTGCCATCACGACACGGCGAGTTGCTCCACGCTCATCCGTTGCTCGCGCACGGTGCGCCATGTGATGGAAACGAAGTTCATCACCGTGGTGCCGTCCGAGCCGATGTCCCGGCTGCGCAAGCGCCTCGCCTCGGAAGACCAGGATCTTTTCCCGGTGATCGACCCGCGCGAAGGCACGATGAAGGGCGTGATCTCGAAGTCCGACCTCGTCGATCCGCCGCGCCTGCGCGTGGCGCTGGTGGACCACAACGAATACGCCCAGGCCGTCAATGGCGTGGAGGAAGCGGAAGTCGTGGAGGTAATCGACCACCACCGCCTCGCGGGCGATCTCGTATCCCGAGAGCCGATCCGCTATCTCAACGAACCGGTCGGTTCCACCTCCACTCTGGTCGCGCGCAAGTTCGTCCACCGCGGACTGGCACCTGAATCCGGCGTGGCCATGTGCCTCAGTGCGGGCATCATTTCCGATACCCTCTGCCTCACCGGCCCGACCACCACCGATCTCGACCGCGAGATGCTGAAATGGCTCACCGGCATCGCCGGAATCGAGGCCGAGACCTTCACCGAGCAGTTCTTCGCCGTCGGTTCGCTGATCGCCACCGGCACCGCGGGGGAAATCCTCAACGCGGACCGCAAGGAGTTCACCGATGACGGCCACAAGGTCAGCATCTCCCAGGTTGAGGAACGCGGTCTGCACGGCTTCGGCCCGCGCCGTGAGGAAGTCGAAACGGCCCTGCGCCAGCTCGTAATCAGCAATGGCTACAACCTCGCCGTGCTCGCAGTGACGGATGTCTCCCGCCACCACAGCATCATCCTCGCCGCGGGTGATCCGGACATCCTCGCCAAGCTGCCGTTCGCACCGGTGGACGAGACGCTCTTCGATGCACCCGGAGTGGTCAGCCGCAAGAAGCAGATATTCCCCGCCGTGAGTGAGGCGCTGCAGCACGCGAAGTAA
- a CDS encoding PTS sugar transporter subunit IIA — MKLSHLISADQILPEMRAGDHWPSIVELVDHLRDSGHLDHALYDEVLESLKVREELVSTGIGSGVAIPHAFSDHVDRVIAVLGRSKEGIDFEALDGAPVHFVFLFIVPRKDYHLHLRTLAAIAKMFTNGEIRRQIAAADSREEILAILDPKSSRVPAPGN; from the coding sequence ATGAAATTGAGCCACCTCATCAGCGCCGATCAGATCCTGCCCGAAATGCGGGCGGGGGATCATTGGCCCTCGATCGTGGAGTTGGTGGATCACCTGCGGGATTCCGGGCACCTCGACCACGCCCTCTATGACGAGGTCCTGGAGTCCCTGAAAGTGCGGGAGGAACTGGTGAGCACGGGCATCGGTTCCGGCGTGGCCATCCCCCACGCCTTCTCAGATCATGTGGACCGGGTGATCGCCGTGCTGGGTCGCTCGAAGGAGGGCATCGATTTCGAGGCGCTGGACGGAGCTCCCGTCCATTTCGTGTTCCTCTTCATCGTGCCGCGGAAGGACTACCACCTGCACCTGCGGACACTGGCGGCAATCGCCAAGATGTTCACCAACGGCGAAATCCGCCGACAGATCGCGGCCGCGGATTCCCGTGAGGAAATTCTCGCCATCCTCGATCCAAAATCGTCCCGTGTGCCCGCGCCCGGGAACTGA
- the argS gene encoding arginine--tRNA ligase yields the protein MTFQQDLESRLSAAVASVIGESAATPVTAATDLRFGDYQSNAAMVLAKQRKTNPRALAQEIIDRVDLAGLATAEIAGPGFLNFRILPGAYAAAVTRLLGDAKLGVPDVGAGRTVVVDFSAPNVAKPMHVGHIRSTIIGDSLSRIARFLGFNVITDNHIGDWGTQFGMILYGWKNLLDNAAIVTDPIAELLRVYREVNSLIKADPTVLDACKLELVKLQAGDEQNTSIWHQCIEVSKQGLQKIYDRLDVTFDHWLGESFYNDRLPGLVEEFVARDIARVSDGATCIFASGKLPDEQDPFRVHKEDGWTDNPAIIRKADGGFLYATTDLATLEYRTDTWKADHIWYVVGVPQSLHFRQIFDAAERWGKHCDYRHVAFGSILGEDRKLMKTRSGDNVQLIDVLEEAVERAAKAIAEKNPEIPADEAAQIAETVGIGAVKFAELSQNRLTDYVFSWDRMLALQGDTAPYLQYSNVRIRSIFRKLETPFDVATASIVLGEEAEIHLARLIVRFAEVLPTVIDDHRPNLLANYLLELARAFHSFFEACPVLKADEPVRSSRLALCDLTSRVLSTGLGLLGIKVPERM from the coding sequence ATGACCTTCCAGCAGGACCTCGAATCCCGCCTCTCCGCCGCCGTCGCGTCCGTGATCGGCGAGTCCGCCGCCACGCCCGTGACCGCCGCCACCGACCTGCGATTCGGCGACTACCAGTCGAATGCCGCGATGGTGCTGGCGAAGCAGCGCAAGACGAATCCGCGCGCCCTCGCCCAGGAGATCATCGACCGCGTGGATCTGGCCGGCCTGGCCACTGCCGAGATCGCCGGCCCCGGCTTCCTCAATTTCCGCATCCTCCCCGGAGCCTATGCCGCGGCGGTCACCCGCCTGCTGGGCGATGCCAAGCTCGGCGTGCCGGATGTCGGTGCAGGCCGAACCGTCGTCGTCGATTTCTCCGCACCGAACGTAGCGAAACCAATGCACGTGGGCCACATCCGCTCCACCATCATTGGCGACTCGCTTTCCCGCATTGCGCGCTTCCTCGGTTTCAATGTCATCACCGACAACCACATCGGCGACTGGGGCACGCAGTTCGGCATGATCCTCTACGGGTGGAAGAACCTGTTGGACAATGCCGCGATCGTCACCGATCCGATCGCCGAACTCCTGCGCGTCTATCGCGAGGTGAACTCCCTCATCAAGGCCGATCCCACGGTGCTCGATGCCTGCAAGCTGGAACTGGTGAAGCTCCAGGCCGGTGACGAACAGAACACCTCCATCTGGCACCAGTGCATCGAGGTCTCGAAGCAGGGCCTTCAGAAAATCTACGACCGCCTCGACGTCACCTTCGACCACTGGCTGGGCGAAAGTTTCTACAACGACCGCCTCCCCGGCCTCGTGGAAGAATTCGTGGCCAGGGACATTGCCCGCGTCAGCGATGGCGCGACGTGCATCTTCGCCTCCGGCAAACTGCCGGACGAGCAGGACCCCTTCCGCGTTCACAAGGAAGACGGCTGGACGGACAATCCCGCGATCATCCGCAAGGCGGACGGCGGCTTCCTCTACGCCACCACCGACCTCGCCACGCTGGAATACCGCACCGACACCTGGAAGGCGGACCACATCTGGTACGTCGTCGGCGTGCCGCAGTCGCTGCACTTCCGGCAGATCTTCGATGCGGCGGAACGCTGGGGCAAACACTGCGACTACCGCCACGTGGCCTTCGGCTCGATCCTCGGCGAGGACCGCAAGCTGATGAAGACCCGCTCGGGCGACAACGTGCAGCTCATCGACGTGCTGGAGGAGGCCGTCGAGCGCGCCGCCAAAGCCATCGCGGAAAAGAATCCGGAGATCCCTGCGGACGAAGCCGCGCAAATCGCGGAGACCGTCGGCATCGGCGCGGTGAAGTTCGCGGAGCTCTCGCAGAACCGTCTCACCGACTACGTGTTCTCCTGGGACCGCATGCTTGCGCTCCAGGGCGATACCGCTCCGTATCTGCAATACAGCAACGTCCGCATCCGCTCGATCTTCCGCAAGCTGGAGACGCCGTTCGATGTTGCTACGGCATCCATCGTACTCGGCGAGGAGGCGGAGATCCATCTTGCCCGCCTGATTGTTCGTTTCGCCGAGGTGTTGCCGACGGTGATCGACGACCATCGCCCGAATCTTCTCGCAAACTACCTGCTGGAACTCGCCCGCGCGTTCCACTCGTTCTTCGAAGCCTGTCCGGTGCTGAAGGCGGACGAACCCGTCCGTTCCAGCCGTCTCGCCTTGTGCGATCTGACCTCCCGCGTGCTCTCCACCGGTCTCGGCCTGCTCGGGATCAAGGTGCCGGAGCGCATGTGA
- the proB gene encoding glutamate 5-kinase, producing the protein MSSLLPDLTVLKAGTGVLTKSSDGTLDRAQLVHFVAGIAGLIDAGHRCLLVSSGAVGSGVSALGLDAYPSDTATRQACAAVGQARLMHVYGSLFANFDITVAQVLLTAGDLSTPERAAYVSDTLRRLLAEKRILPIINENDSVAVEELKFGDNDMLSARVSVLAGARRLVLLTSVDGLLHPQTSEVVPEVADIDDVLGHVRDDRGKFSIGGMASKLAAVRLAVENGIETHIAHGRHPERLAGILAGNGLSTRFLPKL; encoded by the coding sequence ATGTCTTCCCTGCTTCCCGATCTCACCGTTCTCAAGGCCGGTACCGGCGTACTGACGAAATCGTCCGATGGCACGCTCGACCGCGCCCAGTTGGTCCACTTCGTCGCTGGCATCGCCGGATTGATCGATGCCGGTCACCGCTGCCTGCTGGTGTCCTCCGGTGCCGTCGGCTCCGGTGTTTCCGCGCTGGGACTGGATGCCTACCCGTCCGATACCGCCACCCGCCAGGCTTGCGCGGCGGTGGGTCAGGCCCGCCTGATGCACGTTTACGGCAGCCTGTTCGCGAACTTCGACATCACCGTCGCCCAGGTGCTGCTGACCGCGGGCGATCTCTCCACTCCGGAGCGTGCGGCTTACGTATCCGACACACTGCGACGCCTGCTGGCGGAAAAGCGCATTCTGCCGATCATCAACGAGAACGACTCGGTGGCGGTGGAAGAGCTGAAATTCGGCGACAACGACATGCTGTCCGCCCGCGTTTCGGTGCTCGCCGGAGCGAGGCGTCTGGTGCTGCTCACCAGCGTGGACGGTCTGCTACATCCGCAGACCAGCGAAGTGGTGCCGGAAGTGGCGGACATTGACGACGTGCTGGGCCACGTTCGCGATGACCGCGGCAAGTTCTCAATCGGTGGCATGGCCTCGAAGCTCGCCGCCGTCCGCCTCGCGGTGGAAAACGGCATCGAGACCCACATCGCCCACGGCCGTCATCCGGAGCGTTTGGCCGGAATCCTCGCGGGCAACGGTCTCTCGACCCGTTTCCTGCCGAAGCTCTGA
- a CDS encoding ribbon-helix-helix protein, CopG family — MRTITLKIPDELDDRLEALARERHDSKSAVVRAAVIDLLSRETPGAATAWVDHFRGALSEPEAMGDDRMEHIIAKHVR, encoded by the coding sequence GTGAGGACGATCACCTTGAAAATTCCGGATGAACTTGATGACCGCCTGGAGGCCTTGGCCCGGGAACGGCACGATTCAAAATCCGCCGTGGTTCGTGCCGCCGTCATCGACTTGCTTTCACGGGAAACTCCCGGAGCAGCCACCGCCTGGGTGGATCATTTCCGCGGTGCCCTTTCCGAGCCCGAGGCAATGGGTGACGACCGGATGGAACACATCATCGCCAAACACGTCCGCTGA
- a CDS encoding glutamate-5-semialdehyde dehydrogenase, producing MSEALRQTIHQMGQQARAAAHRLALLPSEAKNRILHAMAGELRLRAPELIAANTVDLEAGEAKGLSKAMLDRLKLDDARIEAMAAGIDQVASLPDPVGEVLDSWTRPNGIRIEQIRVPIGTIGIIYESRPNVTADAAVLCFKTGNATILRGGSEALHSNQAIANALQAGGEHAGLPEHAIQLIPFTDRESVGILAGMDKWLDLIIPRGGKGLIETVVSLARMPVIKHYDGICHLYIDPAADLDMGVHLTVDAKTHKPGVCNALETLLVHETIAPTFLPKVAETLRAKGVELRGCARTAAIIGVAHATEEDWSTEYLDLILSIKVVASLDEAVAHINKYGSHHSDCIVTADQIAAERFLSEVDSACVFHNVSTRFADGGEFGFGAEIGISTDKLHARGPMGLRELTSYQYRIRGEGQTRGRIE from the coding sequence ATGTCCGAAGCGCTCCGCCAGACGATCCACCAGATGGGCCAACAAGCCCGTGCCGCCGCGCACCGCCTGGCCCTGCTGCCATCGGAGGCGAAGAACCGCATCCTTCACGCGATGGCGGGTGAACTGCGCCTGCGCGCGCCGGAACTGATCGCCGCGAACACTGTGGACCTCGAAGCCGGTGAAGCCAAGGGTCTGTCCAAGGCGATGCTCGACCGCCTGAAGCTTGATGACGCTCGCATCGAAGCGATGGCCGCCGGCATCGACCAGGTGGCCTCGCTGCCTGACCCCGTCGGCGAGGTGCTCGATTCCTGGACCCGCCCCAACGGCATCCGCATCGAGCAGATCCGCGTGCCCATCGGCACCATCGGCATCATTTACGAAAGCCGTCCCAATGTGACCGCGGACGCAGCGGTGCTGTGCTTCAAGACCGGCAATGCCACCATCCTGCGCGGCGGCAGCGAAGCGCTTCATTCCAACCAAGCCATCGCCAACGCACTCCAGGCCGGAGGCGAGCATGCCGGATTGCCCGAGCATGCGATCCAGCTCATCCCCTTCACCGACCGCGAGAGCGTTGGCATCCTCGCGGGCATGGACAAGTGGCTGGACCTGATCATCCCCCGCGGCGGCAAGGGCCTCATTGAGACCGTGGTCTCGCTGGCACGCATGCCCGTCATCAAGCACTACGACGGCATCTGCCATCTCTACATCGATCCCGCGGCGGATCTCGATATGGGGGTTCACCTGACCGTGGATGCGAAGACCCACAAGCCCGGCGTCTGCAACGCGCTGGAAACCCTGCTCGTCCACGAAACCATCGCGCCCACCTTCCTCCCGAAGGTTGCAGAGACGCTGCGTGCGAAAGGTGTCGAGTTGCGCGGCTGTGCCCGCACTGCCGCGATCATCGGAGTGGCGCACGCCACCGAGGAAGACTGGAGCACGGAATACCTCGACCTGATCCTTTCGATCAAGGTGGTGGCGTCGCTCGATGAAGCCGTGGCCCACATCAACAAGTACGGCTCGCATCACAGCGATTGCATCGTCACCGCCGACCAGATCGCAGCGGAGCGTTTCCTGAGCGAAGTCGATTCCGCCTGCGTCTTCCACAATGTCTCCACCCGTTTTGCGGATGGCGGCGAGTTCGGCTTCGGCGCGGAAATCGGCATTTCCACGGACAAACTCCACGCCCGTGGACCGATGGGGCTGCGCGAGCTGACGAGCTACCAATACCGTATCCGCGGCGAAGGCCAAACCCGCGGCCGGATCGAATAG
- a CDS encoding DUF4328 domain-containing protein, which produces MAELPDNPYAAPATTDAPTGAILRADGQELQDPRTLGWLAVGFLWLYAFCRIVFGWMEAGMSGLYMEDAAQSELPAVGTGLTFIGTVITFLMWTYRCSSNAWRLERMDTKPGMAVGSYFIPFYNLAGPCLAMREIIQVTYRHTDRKSIKGLVMHWWLGWVTFNLSSRFMQDSEYWWFPLACMTISAAFLTAIILNLGAAQSTIRAPLHLPDDGHSRLRHSPLPAIEAGLPLANLPRHKSHDAPVPEPKKKAAPSKPHPNAPVPRRPEAEGETPPP; this is translated from the coding sequence ATGGCCGAACTCCCGGACAATCCCTACGCCGCTCCGGCCACCACCGACGCTCCGACCGGAGCGATATTGCGGGCGGATGGACAGGAGTTGCAGGATCCCCGCACGCTCGGATGGCTGGCGGTGGGTTTCCTCTGGCTCTATGCATTCTGCCGGATCGTATTCGGGTGGATGGAAGCCGGGATGTCCGGTCTCTACATGGAGGATGCGGCACAGTCCGAACTTCCGGCCGTGGGCACCGGACTGACGTTCATCGGCACGGTGATCACCTTCCTGATGTGGACCTATCGTTGTTCATCCAATGCCTGGCGTCTGGAGCGGATGGACACCAAGCCCGGGATGGCGGTGGGATCCTATTTCATTCCCTTCTACAACCTCGCCGGTCCCTGCCTCGCGATGCGGGAGATCATCCAGGTCACCTACCGCCACACCGACCGGAAAAGCATCAAGGGCCTGGTGATGCACTGGTGGCTGGGCTGGGTGACGTTCAACCTCTCCTCCCGCTTCATGCAGGATTCGGAATACTGGTGGTTCCCGCTCGCGTGCATGACGATCTCCGCCGCCTTTCTCACGGCGATCATTCTGAATCTCGGTGCGGCCCAGTCCACCATTCGGGCACCCCTGCATCTGCCGGACGACGGTCACTCACGACTGCGTCACTCCCCCCTGCCCGCGATCGAAGCCGGACTTCCTCTGGCCAATCTTCCCCGCCACAAATCCCACGATGCCCCCGTCCCGGAGCCGAAGAAAAAAGCGGCTCCTTCCAAGCCGCACCCGAATGCTCCGGTTCCGCGACGCCCGGAGGCTGAAGGAGAAACTCCTCCGCCCTGA